From one Pecten maximus chromosome 8, xPecMax1.1, whole genome shotgun sequence genomic stretch:
- the LOC117332876 gene encoding cysteine and tyrosine-rich protein 1-like, protein MMYYSGLILFLLAFMLKIQGFMCGSTCYERQYNYFTSGYYYTYYDYCTYGCCGYTTYRYCCSYYNGYDAYTSVSVSIGVIIGSVIGGIVFLGVLISVVVCCICKCADNRRPNRGAVVAPTTVGAPGVSIVHSNVTMPPRQNYPMYSHPIPAAQPPSYNNTQGLNPGYVPAAYPPPPAYPPPAYPPPPRNPATAPVEQPDNDSTPFAPTDSAQSAWNTVPPAATH, encoded by the exons GATTTATGTGCGGGAGCACGTGTTACGAACGTCAGTACAACTACTTCACCAGCGGTTACTACTACACCTACTATGACTACTGTACGTATGGTTGCTGTGGTTACACTACCTACCGCTATTGTTGTTCATATTACAACGGGTACGACGCATATACGTCTGTGTCGGTGTC GATTGGGGTAATCATTGGTAGCGTCATTGGCGGTATCGTGTTCCTCGGTGTGTTGATATCTGTGGTGGTCTGCTGTATCTGCAAGTGTGCCGACAATCGAAGGCCTAATCGGGGCGCCGTGGTAGCTCCAACGACAGTGGGGGCCCCAGGAGTGTCCATAG TACACAGCAATGTGACTATGCCACCCCGACAAAACTACCCTATGTACAGCCACCCCATCCCGGCAGCTCAACCGCCGTCCTACAACAACACACAAGGCCTAAATCCTGGCTATGTACCCGCAGCCTATCCGCCTCCTCCGGCATATCCTCCTCCAGCCTATCCTCCACCACCAAGAAACCCAGCCACTGCACCAGTAGAACAGCCTGATAACGATTCCACGCCTTTTGCACCAACTGACAGTGCACAATCTGCTTGGAACACCGTCCCTCCGGCGGCAACGCATTGA